The genomic stretch CAGCAGGAGTCAGGCGGGACGATCATCTTCTTCACCGCATTGCGCAGCGGGCGGGCGCTTTTGCGGGCCAGGCTGACGTAGAAATACTTGTTGAGCCAGAAGTTGAGCACCAGATTAAGGCGGTCGTTATTACCGAAGTAGTCCTGATAGGCCTCCACCTCAACGTCGACCTCACCCAGCAGGATCGCGTCCGGATTGCGCTGTTCGATAAGACGCCGCATATGCTCGAGGATCCACAGCCCTTTTTTTTCGTCACCGTTGCCTGCCTGCGTGGTGAGATGGGAGGCAGCATCGAGGCGAAATCCCGATACGCCCAGCTTGAGCCAGAAGAGGATGATGTTTTCAATCTCTTTAAGCACCGCGGGCGAGGTGAGGTTCAGATCCGGCTCGTGGCGATAAAACATGTGCCGGTAGTATTGTCCCGCCTCGTCGTCCCAACTCCAGATGCTCTTTTCCACGCCGGGAAACATGGGGGGCGTATCGTCCTCGTCGCTATCCGACCAGAGATAGTAATCACGATAGGGTGACGCCGGATTGCGGCGGGCCTGCTGGAACCAGGGATGCGCGTCCGACGTGTGCTGGATCAGCAGCTCGATAATGACCTGCATGCCCAGCTCGCGGGCCTGTTCGATAAAGGCGATGATATCGGCCAGCTTTCCGAAGCGGGGGTCCACCTGGAGGTGGTCGCTGACGTCATAGCCTTCATCGAGAAAAGGCGTGAGGTAAAACGGGGTGATCCAGATGACCGTCGCCCCCATGCGGCGAATATAGCGTAGCTTAGACGCTATCCCGGCGATGTCCCCACAGCCATCGCCGTTCAAATCATAAAATAGCGCGGTATCAATCTGATAAATGATGGCTCGTGTATGCCAGTCCGTCATAGCGTTCCTCAGTGATAGCCTTCAGTATCCGACACTTTGCCGCGGAAGACGTAGTAGCTCCAGGCGGTGTACACCAGGATCACCGGAATAATCAGCAACGTGCCTACCAGCATAAACAGCTGGCTGGCGGGTGGGGCCGCGGCTTCCCACAGGGTGATGCGCGGCGGAATAATGTTTGGCCAGAGGCTGATACCCAGGCCGCTAAACCCGAGGAAGATCAGCCCCAGCGTCAGCAGGAAGGGGCGCGCGTGGCTGGCCGGGTTGCGGGTCAGGCGCCAGATCAGCACGCTGAACAGCCCGACCAGCAGCGGAACCGGCAGGAACCAGAAGAAGTTGGGCAGGGTAAACCAGCGCTCGGCCACGTACTGCCAGCCGAGCGGCGTCCAGATGCTCACCACAGCGATGACGACCATCAGTGCCAGCAGCACGTGGCGGGTCAGCTCGCGCATGCGGGCCTGCAGCGCGCCTTCGCTTTTCATGATGAGCCAGGTGGTGCCCAGCAGCGTGTAGGCGACGACCAGACCGATGCCGCAGAAGAGGTTGAAGGGGGTGAGCCAGTCTAGCGCAGAGCCGACAAAACGTCGGCCTTCGACGTCAAAGCCGTTGATCACGGCCCCTACCACCACGCCCTGGCTAAAGGTGGCAAGCAGGGAGCCGCCGGCAAAGGAGTAGTCCCAGAACTTGCGGTGCGAGGGCGTGGCTTTGAAGCGGAACTCAAAGGCGACGCCGCGAAAGATGAGGCCGATCAGCATCGCGGTGAGGGGTATCGTCAGCGCATCAATAATCACCGCATAGGCCAGCGGAAACGCGCCGAACAGGCCCGCGCCACCGAGCACCAGCCAGGTCTCGTTGCCGTCCCAGACCGGCGCCACGCTGTTGACCATCACGTCGCGCTCTTTCGCGTCGCCCACGAAGTTAAACAGCAGGCCAATCCCCAGATCGAAGCCGTCCATAATGATGTACATCAGCGTGGCAAACACGATGATGGCAAACCAAATCACTGAGATATCGACGCCCATCAGATTCTCTCCTCTTCCGGAACAGACTCCGCGGCAGACAGCGGACGAGCGGGCGTGCCCGAGGTGTTTGACGTCAGCGTATCGACGGGCTGCGGACCTTTCTTAATCAGCCGGATAAGATAAACATAGCCCACGCCAAACACGGATGAGTAGACAACGAAGAACGCCAGCAGGCTGATGCTCATCTGCAGGGTGCTGTGCAGCGATACCGCGTCGATGGTGCGCAGATAGCCGTAGACCACCCACGGCTGACGGCCCACCTCGGTGGTCACCCAGCCGGCGAGCAGCGCCAGCAGCCCGGCAGGCCCCATGCAGAGGGCAAACCAATGGAACGGACGCGAGTAGTAAAGTCGATGACGATAGCGCAGCCAGACGCTAATCAGCCCGAGGGTAATCATCAGCAGCCCCATCCCGACCATGACGCGGAACGACCAGAAAACGATGGTCGAGTTTGGCCGATCTTCTTTCGGAAAATCCTTCAGCGCCGGGACCTGCTTATCCAGACTGTGGGTCAGGATAAGGCTGCCGAGCGCGGGGATCTCCAGACCGTATTTGGTGCGCTCTTCGTCCATATCCGGCAGGCCAAACAGCAGCAGCGGAGTGGCCTCGCCCGGCGGATTTTCCCAGTGCCCCTCAATGGCGGCAATTTTGGCCGGCTGATGCTCAAGCGTGTTCAGGCCGTGCATATCGCCCACGACCGCCTGGATAGGGGCGACCAGCAGCGCCATCCACATCGCCATGGAAAACATGGTGCGGACGGCGGGGGTATCGTTACCGCGCAGCAGGTGCCATGCGCCCGACGCGCCGACAAACAGCGCGCTGCTCAGAAACGCGGCGATAGCCATGTGAATAAGGCGGTAAGGGAAGGAGGGATTAAAGACGATCGCCAGCCAGTCCTGCGGGATAACCTGTCCGTTCTCAATAGTGAAGCCCTGCGGCGTATGCATCCAGCTGTTGGAGGCGAGGATCCAGAAGGTCGACATCAGCGTGCCGAGCGCCACCATGCAGGTTGAAAAGAAGTGCAGGCCCGGGCCGACCTTATTCCAGCCGAACATCATGACGCCAAGGAAACCGGCCTCGAGGAAGAAGGCGGTTAACACTTCATAGGTCAGAAGGGGGCCGGTAATACTGCCCGCGAACTGTGAGAATCCGCTCCAGTTGGTGCCAAACTGGTACGCCATGACCAGGCCGGAAACGACGCCCATCCCGAAGTTAACGGCAAATATCTTGAGCCAGAAATGGTACAACGATCGCCAGACGTCGTTTTTGGTGCGCAGCCACATGCCCTCCAGCACCACCAGATAGCTGGCGAGGCCGATGGTGATCGCAGGAAAAAGGATATGAAACGAGACGGTAAAAGCGAACTGAATTCTGGCCAGATGGAACGCGTCGAGTTCGAACATGGTCCGTACCTCTGAAACGATGGGGCACGAGAATTGCCGGGCAGTTTATGGCTGCCCGGCAAAACCGATTACGGTTTAGTCTTACCGGCACCCAGCTCGGCACCGGTCAGCGGGTCAGAATGTGGATCGGACTTCGTGCGGGCAGACATCGCCTTGACCAGGGTTGCCTGTTCGGTCGTGAGCGTGACGCTTGCGCTGCCATCGCCGCCGTCAACCGCAGGCTGGGGGGACTCAACGTAATCGAAATGTTTATCGCTGTTCCAGCTTCCGCGAACCTCTCCACCTTCAGACATATTGTAGTACTTGTTGGTGAATTCCTCGATTGGCGGCAGTTTTCCCGGTGGGAAATTATTACGGATCGACTGCAGCGCCTTCTCAAAGGAGAGCTGATGCGCCGCCTCGCGCGTCATCAGAAACGCCAGCGCATCTTTTACGCCGGGATCGTCGGTCACGTTGATCAGCCGTTCATAGATGATTTTCGCTCGTGCCTCAGCTGCCACGTTTGAGCGCAGGTCCGCCGTAGGCTCGCCGATGGTATCGACGTAGGCTGCCGTCCAGGGCACGCCCGCCGAGTTAGTGAGCGGGGTGCCGCCACCGTAGAGCAGGGAGGTGATGTGGCTGTCATTGCCGTTTTCGGTCATGGACCGATACAGCTCAGCCTCGTTTTCCACCCCTTCCGCCAGCGCGCCTTTGGCGCCTTTATTCAGCATGCCGACCAGAGTACCGATGATTTCGAGGTGGCTTAGCTCCTCGGTCGCGATATCCATCAGCATATCTTTACGGCCCGGATCGTCATCGCTTAATCCTTGCGTAAAGTAGCGGCAGGCGGCAGCAAGTTCGCCCTGTGGCCCACCGAACTGTTCCA from Enterobacter dykesii encodes the following:
- a CDS encoding alpha-amylase family protein → MTDWHTRAIIYQIDTALFYDLNGDGCGDIAGIASKLRYIRRMGATVIWITPFYLTPFLDEGYDVSDHLQVDPRFGKLADIIAFIEQARELGMQVIIELLIQHTSDAHPWFQQARRNPASPYRDYYLWSDSDEDDTPPMFPGVEKSIWSWDDEAGQYYRHMFYRHEPDLNLTSPAVLKEIENIILFWLKLGVSGFRLDAASHLTTQAGNGDEKKGLWILEHMRRLIEQRNPDAILLGEVDVEVEAYQDYFGNNDRLNLVLNFWLNKYFYVSLARKSARPLRNAVKKMIVPPDSCCFANWLRNHDELDLEGISQKDKQFVLDTFAPDKEMNVYQRGIRRRLAPMLNGDRKRLAFCHAVLFSLPGVPVMRYGDEIGMGDDLDLEERYAVRTPMQWAGSQGGGFSAAAPEKFIAPIIDRGPYRYHKVNVADSLLHRNSLLHRIIDIATTRSEFPEIAVAPFRLIAIDDDAVLGLYYETDERSILTFVNFSDEPVQFTAKGIRNATWTACLADKRYDDALICGKTVQLSLGGYGYRWFWTHRSALR
- the cydB gene encoding cytochrome d ubiquinol oxidase subunit II, with product MGVDISVIWFAIIVFATLMYIIMDGFDLGIGLLFNFVGDAKERDVMVNSVAPVWDGNETWLVLGGAGLFGAFPLAYAVIIDALTIPLTAMLIGLIFRGVAFEFRFKATPSHRKFWDYSFAGGSLLATFSQGVVVGAVINGFDVEGRRFVGSALDWLTPFNLFCGIGLVVAYTLLGTTWLIMKSEGALQARMRELTRHVLLALMVVIAVVSIWTPLGWQYVAERWFTLPNFFWFLPVPLLVGLFSVLIWRLTRNPASHARPFLLTLGLIFLGFSGLGISLWPNIIPPRITLWEAAAPPASQLFMLVGTLLIIPVILVYTAWSYYVFRGKVSDTEGYH
- a CDS encoding cytochrome ubiquinol oxidase subunit I — its product is MFELDAFHLARIQFAFTVSFHILFPAITIGLASYLVVLEGMWLRTKNDVWRSLYHFWLKIFAVNFGMGVVSGLVMAYQFGTNWSGFSQFAGSITGPLLTYEVLTAFFLEAGFLGVMMFGWNKVGPGLHFFSTCMVALGTLMSTFWILASNSWMHTPQGFTIENGQVIPQDWLAIVFNPSFPYRLIHMAIAAFLSSALFVGASGAWHLLRGNDTPAVRTMFSMAMWMALLVAPIQAVVGDMHGLNTLEHQPAKIAAIEGHWENPPGEATPLLLFGLPDMDEERTKYGLEIPALGSLILTHSLDKQVPALKDFPKEDRPNSTIVFWSFRVMVGMGLLMITLGLISVWLRYRHRLYYSRPFHWFALCMGPAGLLALLAGWVTTEVGRQPWVVYGYLRTIDAVSLHSTLQMSISLLAFFVVYSSVFGVGYVYLIRLIKKGPQPVDTLTSNTSGTPARPLSAAESVPEEERI
- a CDS encoding manganese catalase family protein, whose product is MFRHVKQLQYTVRVAEPNPGLANLLLEQFGGPQGELAAACRYFTQGLSDDDPGRKDMLMDIATEELSHLEIIGTLVGMLNKGAKGALAEGVENEAELYRSMTENGNDSHITSLLYGGGTPLTNSAGVPWTAAYVDTIGEPTADLRSNVAAEARAKIIYERLINVTDDPGVKDALAFLMTREAAHQLSFEKALQSIRNNFPPGKLPPIEEFTNKYYNMSEGGEVRGSWNSDKHFDYVESPQPAVDGGDGSASVTLTTEQATLVKAMSARTKSDPHSDPLTGAELGAGKTKP